A part of Marinihelvus fidelis genomic DNA contains:
- a CDS encoding bifunctional 4-hydroxy-2-oxoglutarate aldolase/2-dehydro-3-deoxy-phosphogluconate aldolase, whose protein sequence is MSIEDKLLQTPVIPLVQASDPEVAIRTSKALVDGGLDVIEVVMRTPEALDCMAAIVEALPDAIVGAGTVLSAGQAGSALEAGAKFIVSPGLNEGVVEASRTGGVPVYPGVNTPSEVQTAWNLGLRTLKFFPAGLAGGTPMLKALGSVFRDVKFIPTGGVSASNLGEYLAVSSVLACGGSWLTPADEIAAGNYDAVTTLAREAAGIAQSARG, encoded by the coding sequence CCAGCGACCCCGAGGTCGCAATCCGCACCTCCAAGGCCCTGGTTGACGGCGGCCTGGACGTTATCGAAGTGGTGATGCGAACCCCTGAAGCCCTGGATTGCATGGCCGCGATCGTTGAGGCCCTGCCGGACGCCATCGTCGGTGCCGGCACGGTTCTGAGTGCTGGCCAGGCGGGCAGCGCGCTCGAGGCGGGCGCCAAGTTCATCGTTTCACCCGGCCTGAACGAGGGCGTGGTCGAGGCTTCGCGCACCGGTGGCGTGCCGGTCTATCCCGGCGTCAACACGCCCAGCGAGGTGCAGACGGCCTGGAACCTGGGTCTGCGCACCCTGAAATTCTTCCCCGCCGGCCTGGCGGGCGGTACGCCCATGCTCAAGGCGCTGGGCTCCGTGTTCCGTGATGTGAAATTCATTCCTACCGGTGGCGTATCCGCGTCCAACCTGGGCGAATACCTTGCGGTGAGCTCCGTGCTTGCCTGTGGGGGCAGCTGGCTGACGCCGGCCGACGAAATCGCCGCCGGCAACTACGATGCCGTGACCACCCTGGCCCGGGAAGCGGCCGGCATCGCCCAATCCGCTCGAGGTTAA